CTTTTTGCAAATTTGTACCTCCGATAGTCGTATTGCTGAGGGGATTTAATGATAGATTTGGTGTTGTGACTAATTCTTTCTTCATAATTAGTGATGCTAATTCGGTAGCTTTATAAAATTGTCTAAACACTCTAGATTTGCTGAACTTTGTTGCACAGTTGATGGAATTGAGTTTGAATCTGTATGTGCTATTCTAGTTGCTTTGTATGACTTTGTACTCTTTCACTAATTGGATTGCTGAAGGAATTTAATGATAGATTTGGTGTTGTGACTAACACTCTGTTAATAAATTAGATGAAATATTTTAGGGTTGCTAATTTGATAACTATATATAGTTGTTCTAAACACTCAAGATTGATGTAATTTTGTTGCACCAGCAGTAGATTTAAGTTGAACATGTTGAATCTTTATGCTGTCTATTGCCAGTTTTTCCACTTCTTCCTGGGATTATTGGGGTTTTTTGTATATCAATCTATTATATGAGAATAAACAAATGATATGCCCTTTAATTTGTATTCTTGCTTAGATTCCACGTctgtttatgttttgttttgagcTCATAGGTGTTTAGGCAttacaattttgatttttctgCTAACTGATCACAGATAGTTATGGTTTTACATGGTCTAATCGTCTCTAAATTTTGTATCTTTTATGCCTAGACCATTGCTATGGATGCTGAAAAGTTGTTATCATAAATCGTAAAAAACCATATCCACATTTTAATCTATTGGGACTATAGATAATTTCAATTGCTTACGGGTTGCCTCATGTGTCCCATACTTTAGCCTGAAGATTTTGGCAATCAGATTTTGCTCATCTATAAATCAATCAAATGGTCTACTGCCTACATTGCTGTCCAATTTATTGAAGTTTTTTTTGTTAGAAAGCTTGACTAGCCTTCTGCTCTCTCTCTACTTCAAGCTGTGGTGCATGTTGCAAGTGATCTAACTGTTATTTAATCTTTTACAGGGCTGGTGAACTCTCTGCTGCTGAAATTGACAGCTTGATGGTTATTGTGGCAAATCCCCGCCAATTCAAGATCCCTGACTGGTTTTTGAACAGGAAGAAGGATTACAAGGACGGCAAGTTTTCCCAAGTGACATCCAATGCTCTGGACATGAAGCTCAGGGATGATCTTGAGCGATTAAAGAAGATTAGGTGTGATTCTTTACTTGATGTTCCTATTTTATATTTAACTCTTGCATATAACGAATTGTTTTTGTGTGCGCTTTACTTTCAGAAACCACCGTGGTCTCCGTCACTACTGGGGCCTTCGTGTGCGTGGACAGCACACCAAGACCACCGGTCGCAGAGGAAAGACTGTTGGTGTCTCAAAGAAGCGATGAGTGTTGTCATTTCATATATCCCTTTGCTATGGATACTTTTGTTATAGGCTTTGCAAGAGACATGAACCGACTCCTCTTGTCTTTGTTTTGGATCCGAATATTgtgtttcaattttaattttgatcatGGTTTTAAGACAGTAAATCTGGTAAGGAACTTGTAGTCTGTCTCTttgtttctttaattttctaCTTTAGAAAGTGGAGCAGTGATGTTAGGGTCGCGGGACGCACCGGGTCGAtgaggtgaaaattcgggtcgcgggtcgatGAGTCGACGCGGTAGAGAGACCCACGAATCTAGGCttattttttgccttttaatattaaatcaaatgatATATTgatctaatgtttataatatatcaaataatataaatgtagatgtaattcatgtgaatagagataaagtggaaaatagaaattatcaaaaatatcaaaacaattcataagtcataacacaaaataaataattgaaaccattgtctgaaaatattaaaagaaaggaatatatgaagggtggcagcaaaagatctttgaaccgaattctaaagtgtagaaagtaggtttgaaaagtttgatgtggtgcatacaTATGTATAgagaattgagattgagaaagtCAGAAAACGTGTGATATATTTGAGAAAATAAGAGAGAGCAGATTTTTAGGTaagttttacttttatattatgtttattttagtaaaaacaAATCAGCATCGAAGGGAAAGATTTACATAAAAAAGATTTAGGGATTTATCTTAAAACATGACTGCGCAGCATGTGTTTGGGCGACCCAGCCGACACACTCGACCCGGGCGACCCAGGCGACTCAGTGGCGACCCTGTAtgtcgatcaacccacccatgttggggcagTGATGGTCTTGACCTAGGtgacccgggcgacccgagcggcccgaacgacattttgacaacactgaaGTGGAGTAATTTATTCCATTTTTTCGAAGGTTGATATGCGTTTGttcaatttgaaatttttatttatttatgtcatTGTATGAAACGGTTTACTTTTTGATTTGCTGAGCCTCCTTAAAAAATCATCGAATTAGAATATCTATCttctattttaaatttaactTTGGATAATTGCAAATTAACATTTTGCCGATGTAGCTACTTGtatttgatttgaaatttgaaattacaaAAATTCAAGTTTTACAATTACTTTATTAACTTCATTATAATATTATTCAACACTTGTATTGATTAGAATATAGTGATTTTTTCAAATATAAACTCTCGTCCATGAAAAGTAGacaagttttaccattttgtttCTATCCACCAAAAATAGACTAAGttcaaaaaggaaagttttcaaccaATACTAACCCTAAATATCATTCTAATTGTGGacctcataatccactaacactcatttcactgcattttctctctctatctcttactttaccaattactaGTATTAACCCACGTGCTATGTCATGACATAatagtttcaaataatgaatacagaatatataaatatatagtataaaataagaATTTAAAGGAATGTGAAGATTTTTAAAagataatttgaaaaatatatatggaatataaacatatccaaattaaatatataaataatttaaatcataaaaattttaAACATCTTTGAGAAATCAAGTTAGAAATTTTGTattaatcacattttagttgactatttatttcttttgtttaatttcagagcatagcataacttgatatacatgGCCAAAgattaaatgaattttttatattggaaagaataaatttcttacttcccgccacatatacgtataaaaagtaaattatcacttaaaataacgataatattttatgcatcttggtTATTTTGAATAAGGTGACAATTTACactactatttatattaagaagttatacaaactttataagttagattttattttaaatttatatagttTCATCTTATTATGtagtttaatctataaacttagtagtattgtataattaattagagaggaattaaaatatatgaattaagaactttaattgagtaaatattGGATGGAAATTGTAAACATTACATATTTGTATTGTTGTTTAGCATGTGAATTAATTCGGAGAAAACGTATTCCAGTAAAggattaaatttcaattttaacctaaatagaagacaaactaaactctctagcacaattccaattttaacccaaaatataaggctaattaatatataaatttaataaattaattataaaaaaattaatggtagGCACTGTTTAAATGTGTTCTAAAACTTCTTCAAGAAGCTACCATTTTATTGGATCATTATTTGTCCATTGTTTTTGCCttcaattgtttttggagaaaAGACACTTCATTTTTcgttttccctccaaaaagggcATCAACGTTTTTTCACCCAACTTGCATTTTAGATTATGATAGATGGATATATTAAAATCCGTGGCATTCACAATCTTGTCTTTTTTTCGTGCattgagggagtataaatttagATGACGTGATAAATGTGATATCCTAAAGTGACAGATATGCAAAAGAATATAATTAGGGTTTTGTtgtttatacttttatttttattaatgtacatAAAATTGAGTTtgatgtaattttattgattagCTAGCTAATAGAGGCGAAACCAAGATTTTGACACTGGCCCAAGTTAATGTGATAACCTAAAGTGACAGATATGCAAAAGAATATTCAAAATGTCGGCATCGGAGaatattcaaaataataaatagggagtataaaaaatttataaatataataatggGTGAAAATTATACTTTCTTCGTCCCAGCTAAGATAACACTTTCATTTATAGTTTGTACCAATTAAGATGACCCATTTCTATTTATGATAATTCTccctctccaattaatacattcAACCACTTTTTTCTCATCCAATTAATATACATCATTTAactctctttatctctccatTTAATACGCACACACAtcttttctctctcaaattaaaCACATCAACCAACAGCTTCTAAAATCCCGTCTCGACTAAAAAATGTGTTATCTTAACCGTGACggaatgagtattatttttatgatgATTAATGCGCAAGTACACATTTTAaaatatgtttatttgaaaagaATAAAGAATCTGGAACATCTACATGTTTGTGAGTATATTGATCTAAGATCATTCATAATAGAGGACGATAATCTACGGATTTTATCGTCCCCTATTGCCCCTACGTACTGATGTATACAGCACGCCGAACGCCGAACGCAATCAGTGGTCGATCGACGCCTATTGCAAACCCGACCACCAATAAAACTGCCAACCACCGATAAAACTTATTTTGGGATCGAGTGTCTAAGATTTTTCTATCTACTATATTTTTCCTCTTTCCGTTCCGTTAAATTAATCTGTCTCCATAAATATtatttcatctctttttttctcattctcgTTTTGGGACGGATCCGTCTGAAAAAATGACATGTTATCACATTAaattactcacattttattaaaactgTGAGTATATATACTCAAACAATACATTGATCTTTCTTCACATTTATATCATACACTGATGTTATATTAGAGTTAAATGTCAGTTCAAAAGTCCTATACTCATACTTCTATTAAGTACAATAATGGTGATTTGCTCCTATTATAACTCACGGAAGTTGTTATACGCAAATACTTAAACATGATTCTAAAAAGTAAATTTCAAATTACTAATGAAGTTTAATTAttgaagaaattaattaaaacaacttattcaaaagataattgacaaaaataaattgagtagaaattacaaaaataaataaagtagaaattatttattttattgtatataaatttattttgatgttaATACTCTAACAATTAATtgcattatttatattattaatttatctgatgtgttttattcatttaaaatttggaAATGAAAAAACCGAATCAAAGTTTATGTAATTATAAAttagtgataataataataatatgtatATTAGTCAATTATTATAATAGTACAGTGAAGGCTGAAGCACTAATTTGATGAAagaatagaaaatttaaaaactgCATGAAACAATTAAAAATAGAGGTGGCAAATATTAACATTTAAGTACTAATTTGTTGAAGGAATAGAGAATTTAAAAAGtgcatgaaataattaaaaatagtgGCGGCAGTTTTCCCACTAAAATAGAATTAGAAATAGTGGCGGTACTTAATCAATATTTTATCACGCCGCCTCTCTCTCGCCTTGTCTCTACACCTTCTCGGCTGAAAAAATTATAGTAGAAGCTTCAGATTACTCAGAAAAGGTGAGGAGTGTTCTGGTATTTTTATCATCCTTGCTCTATTTACAGATTGTTATGACGCTTCTTTTTAATTCTCTACATTttgttgtgtaattgaatttttgaATCGTTCAATTCGCATATGAAATTTGTAGAGACTTTGTCCGTtatatcaaatttattatattttaatttatacattaatttttgttttataaacAGGTAGCTATGGCAGAATATAGGGATCAACTTTCGGAAGGTTCTGAAGATGTAATCGCTCCAAATGATATATTTGCCCAAGTCGTAGGGAAGGACAAACCTGGTCAAGTAAGAATGATGGGTCAAGGAGTGTGTCCCTCAGATGTGTGGAATGGAACTCCTATAAACACATCAGATCGTTTACTGAGTGAGTATAGAGAAAAAATTGCACGACTAGAGGCAATGCTTGGAGCACAACAAAGACCTTGTGCTTCACAAGCAGACGGAAGGTCAAATGCGATAGCATCTGAATCTCTTTCACTACGTTCTACGACGGCTGAAACTGACCAggtatctttattttttttatagttctGACTTCTGAAATATATATCACAGTCATATATATAGATTTaaaatacttatttatttatatattttggtttCTTGGAGGTTGGAAAATATGTTTCTTTGAGAAGTATTCTCACGAAGAAAATCGTTGCTAAAGGATTTATTCAGAGCATTGATCCAAATAAAAAAGTTGGGGGACAAATGTTAGGATTGAATTGGTGTGA
This sequence is a window from Salvia splendens isolate huo1 chromosome 14, SspV2, whole genome shotgun sequence. Protein-coding genes within it:
- the LOC121763378 gene encoding 40S ribosomal protein S18, with amino-acid sequence MSLVANEDFQHILRVQNTNVDGKQKIMFAMTSIKGIGRRFANIVCKKADVDMNKRAGELSAAEIDSLMVIVANPRQFKIPDWFLNRKKDYKDGKFSQVTSNALDMKLRDDLERLKKIRNHRGLRHYWGLRVRGQHTKTTGRRGKTVGVSKKR